From the genome of Athalia rosae chromosome 3, iyAthRosa1.1, whole genome shotgun sequence:
gaatatacatataaagcaGCATCCGAGGGCGCCTCGCAAAAACATACGGCGGGACCTTACGTGTAGTCGGTCGGTAGATTTAACGGCTGAATAAACTTGGTAACGGTTACAGTTGACTGATAGTGACACTTTAAATCGGGATGCCCTAATTAGTTCGACTCGGTTTTAATTGCTACCTTATGCTACAGGAGTTCGTTGATTGAGATCGTTTAACGAACGCGGAACCTCGTTATATTGATATCCGTACGAAGCCACACTTTAAATACTGGAGGAACGATAGCGTACTGCAATAAAAACTTGATCTGCGGTTATAAATATCAATAAGTGATTTCAGCAATTTGGTTATCCGGGtctgataatatatatattgctGTAATTTTAAatgtgatttgaaattcgataaCACACGATATTTGTACGTTcacgtttcttttattctttcgaacttttttttgcaacaaGATTTGAAGAGGAGACATTCCTGGGGGAGCGAAGCCGATTTCCGGGCTCCCGAAACGGAAGCTGGACTTTTATCGGGAACCCAACCGAATCGATCGCAGACTCAAGACCACGAGAGATTACCTTACAAGGTAAGTTCTTGtgttttttaatcatttttctttctcacgttgttttttctttcctcttcttaATCTCTGCGCGAATTAAGAGCGCGGTCTCAATCCTCATGCATTTCACcccgtataccttatacctacgCAGCTCGAGTGCAACGCGTAGAACATTTAAAAGCGTATATACTACATAAGTCGAATTACAACAAAGCTGGCAATTTCGCATAAAGTCTCAAGAGATTAACACTTCGAACGAAGCgtaacttcatttttttcaacctcccAGCCGTATGAACCAGCTAACAACTGCTATTCTTGGTTGAACGAACCTGCAGGCGTGGCCGCTTGCAGGTTGCGGGTTACAAGTTGCAGTTAGCGTAACATTGCTCGTAAAATGAATTCTCGGCATCTTCTGCACACCTACGAGACTCGATGCCACTATAAGCTCTTCCTTTTGGAAGTTGAGAGAACCCCGTAAATCCATATAAAATTCGGATCGTCCGAGGCTTCGCTAATCCGGAGTACGTACGTTAGACcgtatgaattttctattcttggcCCCTTTTTTacgtaaaatgaaagaaaaaaacatttttcaaactatacCGAGCCGCTATCCGAGTGGAAGAATGATTCTCTCGGAGTCGTTGGGAAATGGGGTGAGCAATTTGCAGCACAGAGATACTCGTAAATCGTTATTATCGCTCGAGTGCTCTTGAAATATGTATGACTATGGGAAGTAATGGGTACTAAACTACCCTGAAATGTTTCCACGtctattttctattcgttCTCTGTGCCGTTATCATGCGCCGTAACACCGCAGATGTTACCTCGCAatttcgagtaatttttttacggCCGGCAGAAGGGGAATTTCAACACATGACAGGTGTAAAATTCCGATCGGCGTGCGGATGAAATTTGTCGGCggttctcaaatttcgaaccATAATATCTCGAGCATCCGAGACGTGATAGTGGCGGATAAATTTTGTTCGGCGTTCATCGAATTCCAGATGCGACGATTGTCGTTTGAAGATAAAGTGCAGAGAACGCTGTTCAGTTCTTCCGAAGGGTTATTTACTCGCCTCTGCAGAGTGCTCGGCTACGTATCGAACCTGTAAGAGTCGAATGGTATACCGCGTATGCAGATGATTGTAAACCCTTAGAGCCGGAACTTGGAGCAAAGGAATTAAGTTTACGAGCGACCGCCGATAGTTTAAATTGCTGCAGATTGCGCATCGgtgtagaaaagaaaatccggATTCTCGAAAGCTTTCATTTCTCGAtggaatgaaatatgaaaaagcaATTCTCATGTATTACTCGCCATCCAATATTAAATGTACGCACGAGAACAGTTGAAAGGTCAAAATTAATCTGAAATTATCGATGATTTCACCGGTACACAACGCCTGTATACGCGCTACGTATATAATGGTATATGAATTCCTTAAATCATTCATAGCATTATCCGAATATATCGTTTCCTTATAATATGCGcccaataaaataaaattatatacctcGATCGTAGATTGTAAATAAGATTGTCGGCATACGGCGTACCAGATCTCTAATTATTGCATACGTGGCATAATTATCATATCATTTGTGATCTAGAGATTCTCGAGATTTACGTTCCGAGgtatattgtatgtaataTTTAAGTATACGTACTACATGTGTACAGTACGTAGAGCGATACGGTCATACGATCGCGTTTAATAACCCTGATCAAATAAAAACATGATCTAACGTATCGTGTATGTACGAAGATTTTTAACTTCCTTCGAAAAACCTTCAAATAGCAACGCGTTGTTCGATTTAAAATTGTCATTTATCATCCCGCTaacatcaataataataacaatcatcATGATGATATACTCGTTGCGCATAATTGGAAATTGCCGGTTgttgagaataagaaaaattgatacgttgatttggataatttttttttttaagccccCCTGGCCCGTCACGCGTTCGTGTAATATTCTACCCGCATAAATTCTGTATATATAAAAGTTCGTTCGAATGGGCTGTTGCAGATAcgataaaactaaaaaaaataaaaaaaataaaatactaaaAAGAAACTTTACCGAAAAAgataaactgaaataaaatgattcgCTTGCAGGCAGAATTATGCAAAGACTCTCGACACATTTGATCATCTTTTGGCAAATGGCCGTGTAATTTTCTCCTGGGTACGCAATGGCTTATTTTATCAAAGTAATATTTCATGCTTGTTTCGCGACTCTCCGATGTGCAGCAGCATACACAACGGCGCGATGTAAAATGATTTATCAGATCAAGATTTATCAAACGCGCAAACGAAGACCTGAGTGGTCTTTAATAATCGAATAATCGTTAATCGACGCTCGATCAAGATTGTTTTAAaacatttaaaaattgttttttcaaatatcgaacGTTTCCGTCTGTGTTTCTACTTCGATATAATTCTAGTCACGGCAAGTTCTTgctaatgaaattaattcgagCGAAAATAGCATCGGCGGCATCGGTACAAAGCGTCATCCTCATCGAGCAGCTGCTGAATTGAAATAATCCTCGCACGTACAACTGTCGCAGGATCCTAGGAAACgcggagaaaatgagaaaaagaaagtgaaCCAAAGAAAAGAGTTGAAGGTACAAGCTGCTCGAGGCATCAAAGGTGACAAGTGAAACACACGCCAAGCGTGTTAATGAAaatctcttcgagatatttaTCTCAACAGCTGCTATCTGCCCGCTACGCAACGCCAGCtaagaaattattatacttttcgTATATCGTGCAAATCTTGCTGCAGGCAATGTCTCGTACGATTATTTAATCGCCCGCTTAACTTGTGACTATACTCTGCCATGAGCTCGCATCCGAGTATACAATTTAGAACTCTGGAAACTCGACCGAAACGGCTCGTTATAGAATAGAATgtagaaacaagaaaatggaaagatccgaactttggaaaaacaataaaattaataatgggCAATTTTCCGTCAGTTCATTTATGACGGaatcataaataattttgtcaGACCGTATAAACTCCGTAAAATTTCTGGAGGGAGCGGTCAAGCAGAGGTCGGTCTCAACTTCGTACCTTCCTCGGACTCGTTAGCGGTTGTTACAAGAAAATGACGCGTGTCCAATTCACTGTTTTCTACCTCGGTTTTTACGCTCTCATAACGAAGCGTGACCTCTGAACTCACATAAATTATGTAGGGTTTTAAGAGTGAAAAGTCTGTCAAGGTTGGCGCAAAGCCCTATCAGTGAAATCAATTTCACCACCGAGAATAATTAGATGCTAATTGGATGCTCGTTAGATGCTGTACCACAAAATTATTGATGCTCAATTTCTGTAAAATGTTAATGTGAGAATCTGTACTGCATTTTTGACAACAGTGCAGGATGACGACTAGTTTAtactataataattatttcgattctTTTAGGAAAATGCACGTGCGGTGCAGGCGGTGGACCTGGTGGCGGGCTGCCCGATGCCGATGGTGACGCCTCCACCGACGCCTACGTCGCAAATTTTCCGGCATACGGAGAGGGTGAATTCACCCTCTACGCCGACCTACCAGATTAGCATGGGGCAGCGTCCGAGCGCCCTGCTGCGCCCAAAGATTTCTCTCACCTGGGTCCTTCGGGGTCAACAGCAGCCCACTGCTACAGCAAGCGTCACACCTGTTGCCGCGAACGGTGTTAACGGAAGAGGGAACAAGGAAAGGTCGTCGAAGAGGAGCGTCAAAAGCGTCAAAAATAAGGAAAGAGttagggaaaaagaaaaagataaggaGAAAGATAGAGATAAGGAGAAGGATAGAGATAAGGAAAACATCGACAGAGGAGACAAACATGAAACTATTATCATTCAAAGGGTGGAAAAGATCGAGCGGCTTGAAAAGGTAAATTAAATCGAGTTCATTCGTTGTAATAGTGGAATTTGCAGATTCCGATAAATGACATCGGTATTTTCATGTTATTAGCTTTTTGAGAAAGATGAAAGACTCACCGAAAAATCGTTGATGAACATGACTGAAAAGATCGCTACGGAAGTTGTAGACCAAAGTGGGAAATGTTATAACAAAGATGCGGAGAAGGTTCGAAGAGCAGCTTCCGAGCCTGCTTTAGCGGCACGCGATTCACCGGCGACTCCCGGGGACCGTGAAAAACACAGGCATCGGAGGGCCAAACGTCCCCACAAGCCTCGACCGCCTAGTCGTTTTGGATATGAAATTTCAGACCTCGACGCTTTTCTGACAAAGGTATCCGGAGTAAAGGGAAACTCAGGcgtttcggtgaaaatttctctacagttaatttcaattttataatacaaTTCCAGGCATCCATAGAGAATCCTGCAAACATTCCAgtcgttctttcgttcccATCGGTTTTGTATCAAACCCAGGGTGGTACCCAAGACGAAGTTGCTCTTCCATTGGGGACGGTGGTCAACGctgttttcaaaaatcaggCATGGCTCTACGTTCAGACACCCCACGGGCAGGAAGGATACGTCGGTTACGCCGGCTGTCTTCCTTTGGGCATTCTTCCGCAGCCAACTCGGGGACCTTGCTGGGAAAATTCTACCGACGTTTTCCCTCGTCCCTTAGGTAAGACTcggattataataatttttggcTGATTTCATTACGTTCAAAACCCTATTTACAAGCTTACTGATTCTCCCTGTACCCCAGGTAACATGACAGATACAGAAAAACTCCGAGATACCAGATCAGAGTGCGGG
Proteins encoded in this window:
- the LOC105683357 gene encoding uncharacterized protein LOC105683357 isoform X1 produces the protein MRRMKRKKENKNQICNLHGELTHGWKNFEGLDLKRRHSWGSEADFRAPETEAGLLSGTQPNRSQTQDHERLPYKENARAVQAVDLVAGCPMPMVTPPPTPTSQIFRHTERVNSPSTPTYQISMGQRPSALLRPKISLTWVLRGQQQPTATASVTPVAANGVNGRGNKERSSKRSVKSVKNKERVREKEKDKEKDRDKEKDRDKENIDRGDKHETIIIQRVEKIERLEKLFEKDERLTEKSLMNMTEKIATEVVDQSGKCYNKDAEKVRRAASEPALAARDSPATPGDREKHRHRRAKRPHKPRPPSRFGYEISDLDAFLTKASIENPANIPVVLSFPSVLYQTQGGTQDEVALPLGTVVNAVFKNQAWLYVQTPHGQEGYVGYAGCLPLGILPQPTRGPCWENSTDVFPRPLGNMTDTEKLRDTRSECGGGRARSRRGGRDAVSACGERSVDRLYLRAAANAKTKGSRYTLLIIRNDYEGRGGNTISVTKGDVVALLSGHVNEWFWVRSRDGREGFIPAVIAGHGFL
- the LOC105683357 gene encoding uncharacterized protein LOC105683357 isoform X2, yielding MNINIVDCAGWLTNLKRRHSWGSEADFRAPETEAGLLSGTQPNRSQTQDHERLPYKENARAVQAVDLVAGCPMPMVTPPPTPTSQIFRHTERVNSPSTPTYQISMGQRPSALLRPKISLTWVLRGQQQPTATASVTPVAANGVNGRGNKERSSKRSVKSVKNKERVREKEKDKEKDRDKEKDRDKENIDRGDKHETIIIQRVEKIERLEKLFEKDERLTEKSLMNMTEKIATEVVDQSGKCYNKDAEKVRRAASEPALAARDSPATPGDREKHRHRRAKRPHKPRPPSRFGYEISDLDAFLTKASIENPANIPVVLSFPSVLYQTQGGTQDEVALPLGTVVNAVFKNQAWLYVQTPHGQEGYVGYAGCLPLGILPQPTRGPCWENSTDVFPRPLGNMTDTEKLRDTRSECGGGRARSRRGGRDAVSACGERSVDRLYLRAAANAKTKGSRYTLLIIRNDYEGRGGNTISVTKGDVVALLSGHVNEWFWVRSRDGREGFIPAVIAGHGFL